One stretch of Candidatus Zixiibacteriota bacterium DNA includes these proteins:
- a CDS encoding isocitrate lyase/phosphoenolpyruvate mutase family protein, producing MNNSESVSTITTFRTLHASGCFIIPNPWDIGSAKILHHLGFKALATTSAGFAFSQGLPDTATALSLDMVLSHCRDIVAATPLPVNADFQAGYANNLEGLAENVKLCVQTGVAGLSIEDATGDAANPLYEREVAIERVRAARAAIDATGSGVLLTARCEAWLVNYPDCEKVALDRLVAYAEAGADCLYAPRVQDLDAISRIVKAVAPKPVNVLVVAPAPGLNLRQLADLGVRRISVGSALSRVALGAFQRAAEEIAKTGKFDRLGESAAFSELNEIFAREKP from the coding sequence ATGAATAATTCTGAATCTGTCTCCACGATCACCACCTTCCGTACCCTCCACGCTTCGGGGTGTTTCATCATCCCGAATCCGTGGGACATCGGGTCAGCGAAGATACTTCATCATCTTGGCTTCAAGGCGTTGGCGACAACCTCGGCAGGCTTTGCCTTCTCACAGGGGTTACCCGACACCGCAACCGCCTTGTCGCTTGACATGGTGCTGTCGCACTGTAGGGACATCGTCGCGGCAACACCGCTGCCGGTGAATGCCGACTTTCAGGCCGGGTACGCAAACAACCTTGAAGGTCTCGCGGAGAATGTGAAGCTGTGCGTTCAGACGGGCGTGGCCGGACTGTCGATTGAGGATGCGACAGGCGACGCGGCGAATCCGCTGTATGAGCGGGAGGTCGCCATCGAGCGGGTGCGCGCCGCACGAGCCGCGATCGATGCCACCGGCAGTGGCGTGCTTCTGACGGCACGGTGCGAAGCGTGGCTGGTGAACTATCCAGATTGTGAAAAGGTAGCGCTCGATAGGCTGGTAGCCTATGCTGAAGCGGGCGCGGATTGTCTCTATGCGCCGCGTGTGCAGGACCTGGACGCGATTTCCCGCATCGTCAAAGCCGTCGCACCCAAGCCGGTTAACGTGCTGGTGGTGGCGCCGGCACCGGGATTGAACCTGAGGCAACTGGCTGATCTGGGCGTGCGGCGAATTTCAGTCGGGTCGGCGCTGTCGCGCGTGGCTCTGGGCGCATTTCAGCGCGCGGCGGAGGAAATCGCCAAGACCGGGAAGTTTGATCGGCTGGGTGAGTCAGCGGCATTTAGTGAATTGAACGAGATCTTTGCGCGAGAGAAGCCATGA
- a CDS encoding glyoxalase: MTVNKSLFILYVADQLRSAKFYTRVLACEPTLNVPGMTEFALTPTSVLGLMPEAGIKRLLSNALPDPAGAHGIPRAELYLKVADAASYHQRALSAGAIELSAMALRSWGDRAAYSLDPDGHVIAFAEDVP, from the coding sequence ATGACGGTGAATAAGTCGCTCTTCATCTTGTACGTCGCCGACCAACTACGAAGCGCGAAATTCTACACCCGGGTCCTAGCTTGCGAACCGACGCTAAATGTCCCCGGCATGACCGAGTTTGCCTTGACACCGACCAGCGTTCTCGGGTTGATGCCGGAGGCCGGAATCAAGCGACTTCTCAGCAACGCACTGCCCGATCCGGCTGGCGCCCATGGCATTCCCCGGGCGGAATTGTACCTGAAGGTAGCTGATGCGGCGTCCTATCACCAGCGCGCTCTCTCTGCCGGCGCCATAGAACTGAGCGCAATGGCGCTGCGCTCGTGGGGAGACCGAGCCGCCTACAGCCTTGACCCCGACGGACACGTGATTGCGTTCGCGGAAGATGTTCCATAG